One Paenibacillus sp. FSL H7-0737 DNA segment encodes these proteins:
- a CDS encoding DUF1835 domain-containing protein produces the protein MDHKYTMTMEQEEARRDHIFLLFGLSEAGSMKVALSRVGSRHLIRVLSFNETFSAGPLCKLPNDEGCQARELWFQERFPDQGYHLNPQHKLGAMIQTLKEIPEDKKITIWCGNNSHDQTGLRFALSVLSERKQPIYVINPIEAYEELPGIAEQFTMSLSPQSLGQLPNEAVQTIIKNTENTQPLTSAQRKQYELEWQEISNTEDMLRVWSKGQLTNVPETYYDEDILSLILQLQKNEQGDHFVNAGLIVGAIIGQWNLFISTSFIEYRFWRLISEGKLLFKGIPYAMHLYFLRIP, from the coding sequence ATGGATCACAAATATACTATGACCATGGAGCAGGAAGAGGCTAGGCGGGATCATATTTTTCTTTTATTTGGCTTGTCAGAAGCTGGTTCGATGAAGGTAGCACTTAGTCGTGTAGGCAGTCGTCATTTAATAAGAGTACTTTCATTTAATGAGACGTTCTCTGCTGGACCGCTGTGCAAATTACCTAATGATGAAGGGTGTCAAGCCCGTGAGTTATGGTTTCAGGAACGATTTCCGGATCAGGGTTATCATCTCAATCCCCAGCATAAACTGGGAGCCATGATTCAGACCTTAAAAGAAATTCCCGAGGACAAAAAAATCACTATTTGGTGCGGAAACAACTCCCATGATCAGACAGGTTTACGATTTGCACTTTCTGTTCTTAGTGAGAGGAAGCAACCTATTTATGTTATAAATCCAATCGAAGCTTATGAGGAGCTTCCCGGGATTGCTGAACAATTTACCATGAGCTTATCTCCCCAGTCCCTGGGTCAGCTCCCAAACGAAGCTGTGCAAACTATTATCAAAAACACCGAAAATACGCAACCCCTTACCTCCGCGCAGAGAAAACAGTATGAGCTGGAGTGGCAAGAAATCAGCAACACTGAGGATATGCTTCGAGTCTGGTCCAAAGGTCAGCTAACGAATGTACCCGAAACATACTATGACGAAGACATTCTATCCTTAATTCTGCAACTGCAAAAGAATGAACAGGGAGATCATTTCGTAAATGCAGGACTTATTGTAGGTGCAATTATAGGGCAGTGGAATTTATTTATCAGTACCTCATTTATAGAATATCGCTTCTGGAGGCTTATTAGTGAGGGAAAGCTGTTATTTAAAGGGATACCCTACGCGATGCATTTGTACTTTTTAAGAATTCCTTAG
- the smc gene encoding chromosome segregation protein SMC, which translates to MFLKRIELAGFKSFADKTEMEFVRGITAVVGPNGSGKSNISDGIRWVLGEQSAKSLRGGKMEDIIFAGSDARKAVNYGEVSLTLDNEDHTLPLDFSEVTVTRRVHRSGESEYLINKQSCRLKDITELFMDTGIGREAYSIIGQGRIEEILSTRSEDRRGIFEEASGIVKYKSRKKDASRKLDDTEQNLLRIHDLISELEDQIGPLKDQSEKAIRFKELREQLKHQEISVYVHQIEGIHTAWQEGNAKLETLKDEQLELSTVVSAHDAKLESGRAELRALEEQIEKQQEQLLRYSEAYEKSEGYGEVLKERKRNLESNREQLMLTLGSVGERSADRQRELGDLEAKLEASRLKLVELRKQIEAEEARLEGVADGISQSQEEKLKSALLELMNLMANARNEIRYADQQKENLERRMSRSEEESGKWTARHEELSANQKGLKDKIAQLGKELSNLRGAYITESEQLSKRQRLIEETQSGLRKWEQKREAQVSRHETMKEMQDDFDGFMLGVKEVLKGARKGQLNGVHGAVAELISVPEKLEMAVETALGASLQHVVMDNESVSRQAISFLKQRQLGRATFLPLDVIRPRQISGSDRGMVEDAEGFVGIGSELVGYDDKYASIVGSLLGNVVIAESLEQANRIAARCQYRYRVVTLEGDVVNAGGSMTGGSQHKKNNSLLSRKRQLDQLSSEIEESERQIVKLKQGIARLREEQENASVKLEDLRRDGDEKRLEEQRVSGDLKQLEQELRHVQEQVESTGAERSGFESEVRTLEETRKQASAELERLEKEEKEAHEGIRNAESARKANESAKEELQGKLTSMKVSEGKLDQEIFSLEEQLRRLRQDAGSQDKELRQNRNLLHTIEQDLASNALETVKQKEDLNSYRLKKEETAGTLDLARAERSALTRKLELEEGKTKDQRQALRVVEDKLRSTEVSVGRLDVELDNILRKLSDDYELSYELAKQRYPVPEDVPAAQADVQRLKRSISALGEVNLGAIEEYQRVHERYTFLSGQKDDLVEAKTTLYQVIREMEDEMSKRFKQTFDAIRKQFGTVFSKLFGGGRADLMLLDPEHMLETGIDIVAQPPGKKLQNLQLLSGGERALTAMALLFAILQVKPVPFCVLDEVEAALDEANVVRFAQYLREFSEQTQFIVVTHRKGTMEEADVLYGVTMEEGGVSKLVSVRLEDEEAEIA; encoded by the coding sequence ATGTTTTTGAAACGGATAGAATTAGCTGGTTTTAAATCATTTGCCGACAAAACAGAAATGGAATTTGTGCGCGGAATAACGGCCGTAGTGGGTCCGAACGGAAGCGGCAAGAGCAATATTTCTGACGGCATACGCTGGGTACTCGGCGAACAGAGTGCTAAATCACTGCGTGGTGGCAAGATGGAAGATATTATTTTTGCCGGTAGTGACGCGCGTAAAGCTGTGAATTATGGTGAAGTATCACTTACGCTCGATAATGAGGATCACACGCTTCCACTGGATTTCAGCGAAGTTACAGTGACTCGGCGTGTTCACCGCAGTGGTGAGAGTGAATATTTAATTAATAAGCAATCCTGCCGACTAAAGGATATCACAGAGCTGTTCATGGATACCGGTATCGGGCGTGAGGCTTATTCGATTATCGGACAGGGTCGGATTGAAGAGATTCTGAGTACTCGTTCCGAGGATCGGCGAGGCATCTTCGAAGAGGCATCGGGTATTGTAAAATATAAATCGCGCAAAAAAGATGCAAGTCGAAAGCTTGACGACACGGAGCAAAACTTGCTTCGTATTCACGATTTGATTAGTGAGCTTGAGGATCAGATTGGTCCCCTTAAGGATCAATCGGAGAAGGCCATTCGCTTTAAAGAGCTTCGGGAACAACTGAAGCATCAGGAAATTTCAGTCTATGTGCATCAGATTGAAGGCATTCATACAGCTTGGCAGGAAGGTAACGCTAAGCTCGAAACTTTAAAGGATGAGCAACTGGAATTATCTACAGTTGTCTCAGCCCATGATGCCAAGCTGGAAAGCGGACGTGCTGAACTGCGCGCGTTAGAAGAACAGATCGAGAAGCAGCAAGAGCAATTGCTCCGTTATAGTGAAGCTTATGAGAAGAGCGAAGGTTACGGGGAAGTGTTGAAGGAACGCAAGCGTAATCTTGAGAGCAACCGTGAACAGTTAATGCTCACATTAGGTTCTGTAGGTGAGCGTTCTGCGGACCGACAGCGTGAGCTTGGGGATTTAGAAGCTAAGCTCGAAGCGTCCCGGCTTAAGCTTGTTGAGCTTCGGAAACAGATCGAAGCGGAAGAGGCAAGACTCGAAGGTGTCGCTGACGGTATTAGTCAGAGCCAGGAGGAGAAGCTGAAAAGTGCTCTCCTGGAGTTAATGAACCTTATGGCGAATGCACGTAACGAAATTCGTTACGCGGATCAACAGAAGGAGAACCTGGAGCGTCGTATGAGCCGCAGTGAAGAAGAAAGCGGCAAATGGACTGCACGGCATGAAGAGCTGTCTGCTAACCAGAAAGGGCTAAAAGACAAGATTGCCCAGCTTGGAAAAGAACTAAGCAATCTTCGTGGTGCTTATATTACTGAAAGTGAACAACTTAGTAAACGTCAGAGGCTGATTGAAGAGACGCAATCAGGTCTGAGAAAGTGGGAACAGAAGCGGGAAGCACAAGTCTCTCGTCACGAGACCATGAAAGAAATGCAGGATGATTTCGATGGCTTTATGCTTGGGGTTAAAGAAGTTCTCAAAGGAGCTCGTAAAGGACAGCTTAACGGTGTGCATGGTGCGGTTGCTGAACTCATCTCCGTTCCTGAGAAGCTGGAAATGGCTGTTGAGACTGCACTGGGTGCATCGCTGCAACACGTGGTTATGGATAATGAGAGCGTGTCTCGTCAAGCGATATCTTTCCTGAAGCAACGTCAATTGGGACGAGCTACTTTTCTACCACTCGATGTTATCCGGCCACGCCAAATTTCCGGTAGCGACCGAGGAATGGTGGAAGATGCTGAAGGTTTTGTTGGAATTGGTTCCGAACTCGTTGGATACGATGATAAGTATGCAAGTATTGTTGGCAGTTTGCTTGGCAATGTAGTTATTGCTGAGAGCCTGGAGCAGGCTAACCGCATCGCCGCTAGATGCCAGTATCGTTATCGTGTGGTTACGCTAGAGGGTGATGTAGTCAATGCCGGGGGCTCCATGACTGGTGGTAGCCAGCATAAGAAGAACAATAGCTTACTTAGTCGTAAACGCCAGCTGGATCAGCTGAGCAGTGAGATCGAAGAGAGCGAGCGTCAAATTGTTAAGCTGAAACAAGGCATAGCCAGACTTCGTGAAGAGCAGGAAAACGCTAGCGTGAAGCTAGAGGACCTGCGCCGTGATGGTGATGAGAAGAGACTGGAAGAGCAACGTGTTTCTGGCGATTTGAAGCAGCTTGAACAGGAGCTTCGGCATGTGCAGGAACAAGTGGAGAGTACAGGCGCGGAACGTAGTGGCTTTGAAAGTGAGGTCCGCACGCTTGAGGAGACTCGGAAACAAGCCTCTGCTGAGCTTGAACGTCTCGAGAAGGAAGAGAAGGAAGCTCATGAGGGTATCCGTAATGCCGAATCGGCGCGTAAAGCGAATGAATCCGCTAAGGAAGAGTTGCAAGGTAAGCTGACCAGTATGAAGGTTTCGGAAGGCAAGCTCGATCAGGAGATCTTCTCCTTGGAGGAGCAATTACGTCGTCTAAGACAAGATGCGGGTTCACAGGATAAAGAGCTGCGCCAGAATCGAAATCTGTTACATACGATCGAACAGGATTTGGCTAGTAATGCTTTGGAAACCGTGAAACAGAAAGAAGATTTGAATAGTTATCGTCTGAAGAAGGAAGAGACAGCCGGTACTTTGGATCTAGCTCGGGCGGAACGTTCAGCGTTAACCCGTAAGCTTGAGCTAGAGGAGGGCAAGACCAAGGATCAGCGTCAGGCACTTAGAGTCGTGGAGGACAAGCTGCGTTCTACTGAAGTTTCTGTGGGTCGTCTCGATGTTGAACTTGATAATATTCTTCGTAAGCTGAGTGATGATTACGAGCTAAGCTATGAACTAGCGAAGCAACGTTATCCTGTGCCCGAAGATGTGCCTGCCGCACAAGCAGATGTACAGCGTCTGAAACGCAGTATTTCTGCATTGGGCGAAGTGAACTTAGGTGCGATTGAAGAATATCAGCGTGTTCATGAGCGTTATACCTTCCTCAGTGGACAAAAAGATGACCTGGTCGAAGCCAAGACTACCCTGTATCAAGTTATCCGTGAGATGGAAGATGAAATGTCCAAACGCTTCAAACAGACCTTTGATGCGATCCGTAAACAATTCGGTACGGTATTCTCGAAGCTGTTCGGAGGCGGTCGAGCTGATCTCATGCTGCTGGATCCAGAACATATGCTTGAAACAGGTATAGATATCGTAGCCCAACCACCGGGTAAAAAGCTTCAAAACCTGCAGCTCCTATCTGGTGGGGAACGCGCCTTAACTGCGATGGCCCTCTTGTTTGCCATCCTGCAAGTGAAGCCGGTTCCGTTCTGCGTACTGGATGAGGTAGAGGCTGCGTTAGATGAAGCGAATGTCGTGCGTTTTGCACAGTATTTGCGTGAGTTCTCGGAACAAACGCAATTTATCGTCGTTACACACCGCAAAGGAACGATGGAAGAGGCGGATGTGCTCTACGGAGTGACGATGGAAGAAGGCGGAGTATCTAAGCTTGTCTCTGTACGTTTAGAGGATGAGGAAGCAGAGATCGCTTAA
- the rnc gene encoding ribonuclease III has protein sequence MKGELKQLQQQLQIQFHDSVLLKQAFTHASYVNEHRFNQHQDNERLEFLGDAVLELTVSEYLYNLLPDRPEGELTKLRAAIVCEPSLVKFAESLGFGRYVLLGKGEELTGGRTRPALLADVFESFVGALYLDQGLETVRSFLDNHVFPLVETDGKLQMQMTDYKTELQELIQQHNMGTLEYRIIEERGPAHEREFVSEVLMTNRSLGKGSGRSKKEAEQQAAAAALLHLKEDGA, from the coding sequence GTGAAAGGAGAACTGAAGCAGTTACAACAGCAACTTCAAATCCAATTTCACGATTCTGTGCTTCTGAAGCAGGCCTTTACCCATGCATCTTATGTGAATGAACACCGTTTCAATCAGCATCAGGACAATGAGCGCCTCGAATTTCTAGGGGATGCTGTACTGGAGCTGACGGTTTCTGAATATTTGTACAATCTGTTGCCAGATCGACCTGAAGGGGAACTGACCAAGCTACGTGCCGCTATCGTATGCGAGCCTTCGCTGGTTAAGTTCGCTGAGAGTTTAGGTTTTGGCCGTTATGTACTGCTGGGAAAAGGGGAAGAACTTACGGGCGGACGTACTCGCCCGGCCCTGCTGGCTGATGTGTTCGAATCCTTCGTGGGAGCGCTTTATCTTGACCAAGGGCTGGAAACTGTACGGTCTTTTCTTGATAATCACGTATTTCCACTTGTGGAGACGGATGGGAAACTGCAAATGCAGATGACCGATTATAAGACGGAACTGCAAGAGCTAATTCAGCAGCACAATATGGGTACGTTGGAATATCGGATCATTGAAGAACGGGGACCCGCGCATGAGCGTGAATTCGTCTCTGAAGTGTTAATGACTAACCGTTCACTTGGTAAAGGGAGCGGCCGCTCGAAGAAGGAAGCAGAGCAGCAGGCTGCAGCAGCTGCACTCTTGCATCTGAAAGAAGATGGTGCCTGA
- a CDS encoding circularly permuted type 2 ATP-grasp protein, with product MSKLDPLPGLSPYPLQHFFDEMYADKRNVRPHYRHVNRMFSGMSSEELQGKQNLMQRRMMEEGITFTLYNPAQDHPMERTIPFDMIPRIIPKNEWERLEAGIIQRITALNLFIHDIYHEQYIVKDGIVPRRMIISNCYFRPEMAGLRVPGGAYITTSGIDLIRHHDGQYYVLEDNLRTPSGFSYLFKGRTLMNQLFPELSFASSIRDVDHSLNRFLSVLRSLSPSRKSDPVIALLTPGEYNSAYYEHAFLAQQMGIHLVEGRDLVAKDHKIYLKEMNGLRRVDVLYRRLDDDFIDPLAFQPDSLLGVAGLMNAYRAGNVAIANAPGTGVADDKAMYVYVPDMIRYYLNEEPILGNVPTYLLGRPDERLYVLENLSEMVVKETSLSGGYGMLIGSEATKEELAEFRMKIIADPERYIAQPIMSLSRAPVLSGGTMAPRHIDLRAFVLMGADRKPHVIPGGLTRVAMKEGSLVVNSSQGGGVKDTWVMA from the coding sequence ATGTCCAAATTAGATCCTCTGCCAGGTCTGTCTCCGTATCCGCTGCAACATTTTTTCGATGAAATGTATGCAGATAAGAGAAATGTCCGGCCGCATTACAGACATGTGAATCGCATGTTTTCCGGAATGAGCTCCGAAGAGCTGCAGGGTAAGCAGAATTTGATGCAGCGCAGGATGATGGAGGAAGGAATTACTTTTACGCTATACAATCCGGCTCAGGATCATCCCATGGAGCGTACGATTCCCTTCGATATGATTCCACGCATTATTCCTAAGAATGAATGGGAGAGGCTAGAGGCTGGAATTATTCAGCGTATCACGGCTTTGAATCTGTTCATTCATGATATCTACCATGAGCAGTACATCGTAAAGGATGGAATAGTCCCAAGGCGTATGATCATCTCTAACTGTTATTTCCGGCCAGAAATGGCTGGTCTAAGGGTACCTGGTGGAGCCTACATCACTACCTCGGGAATCGATCTGATCCGCCATCATGATGGGCAATATTATGTGCTTGAAGATAATCTACGAACGCCTTCAGGTTTTTCATATCTTTTTAAAGGCAGAACCCTTATGAATCAGTTGTTTCCTGAATTGTCCTTTGCCAGCTCCATCCGAGATGTTGATCATAGCTTGAATCGCTTCTTATCCGTTCTACGTAGTTTATCACCCTCACGAAAGTCAGACCCGGTTATAGCACTCCTTACACCTGGGGAATATAATTCTGCTTATTATGAGCATGCTTTTCTAGCACAACAGATGGGTATACATTTGGTTGAAGGACGAGATTTGGTTGCAAAGGATCACAAAATATATTTGAAAGAAATGAACGGACTTCGCCGCGTAGATGTACTATATCGCCGTTTGGATGATGATTTCATCGATCCGTTAGCTTTTCAGCCGGATTCACTTCTAGGGGTGGCGGGTCTGATGAATGCGTATCGGGCAGGGAATGTAGCGATTGCTAATGCCCCGGGGACTGGTGTTGCTGATGATAAAGCGATGTATGTCTATGTACCGGATATGATTCGTTATTATCTGAATGAAGAACCGATTCTTGGGAATGTCCCGACCTATTTGCTAGGCAGGCCTGATGAACGTTTATATGTCCTTGAGAACCTATCTGAAATGGTTGTTAAGGAAACCTCTTTATCCGGGGGATATGGAATGTTGATCGGAAGCGAAGCTACGAAAGAAGAACTTGCTGAATTTCGAATGAAGATTATCGCAGATCCGGAACGTTATATAGCACAGCCTATTATGTCTCTGTCCAGAGCACCTGTATTGTCTGGTGGGACTATGGCACCGAGACATATCGACCTTCGAGCTTTTGTATTAATGGGTGCTGACCGTAAGCCACATGTTATCCCTGGGGGATTGACACGGGTGGCTATGAAAGAAGGGTCTTTGGTCGTAAACTCCTCGCAAGGTGGTGGCGTAAAAGATACTTGGGTCATGGCTTAA
- a CDS encoding transglutaminase family protein, producing the protein MKIQINHTTTYSYPEPVTDSVNEIRLTPRTNYRQSCYHHEVDIYPPANLLTYEDFFGNRVHAYSVNKPHTEMVIHTKATVVTLDKAQGTDLPRTSLEEQIRLLNDEGFQNRYIEFILPTRYTEVTPELVEFASQYPFNEAEDMYEWILKLSATIYEQFTYDPEATSVNTTVKKALKLKRGVCQDYAHLMIAVCRSVGLPSRYVSGYHFVGDLQGSNANFEQASHAWVETHIPGTGWLGFDPTNNVEVNWRYIKLGHGRDYKDIVPVKGVYRGGAGTLTVKVDVRKLDN; encoded by the coding sequence ATGAAGATTCAAATCAATCATACCACCACATACAGCTATCCAGAGCCGGTTACGGACAGTGTCAATGAGATCAGACTCACGCCACGTACGAATTATCGCCAATCCTGTTATCACCATGAAGTGGATATTTACCCGCCAGCCAATCTATTAACCTATGAGGATTTCTTCGGGAATCGGGTCCATGCCTATTCGGTTAATAAGCCGCATACGGAGATGGTCATCCACACTAAAGCTACTGTAGTTACACTGGATAAAGCTCAGGGGACAGATCTCCCGAGAACATCTCTTGAAGAACAAATTAGATTGTTAAATGATGAGGGATTTCAGAACCGTTATATTGAGTTTATATTGCCGACTCGTTATACCGAGGTGACGCCTGAATTAGTGGAATTTGCCTCACAGTACCCTTTTAATGAAGCAGAGGATATGTATGAATGGATTCTTAAATTATCTGCGACGATTTATGAACAGTTCACCTATGACCCTGAGGCTACAAGTGTAAATACTACGGTAAAAAAAGCACTGAAGCTTAAACGCGGTGTATGTCAGGATTATGCTCATCTAATGATTGCTGTCTGCCGTAGTGTCGGTCTGCCTTCCAGATATGTAAGTGGATATCATTTTGTTGGTGATCTGCAAGGGAGTAATGCTAATTTTGAGCAAGCTTCTCATGCTTGGGTGGAGACTCACATTCCGGGTACAGGTTGGCTTGGTTTCGATCCGACAAATAATGTTGAGGTCAATTGGCGCTACATTAAGTTAGGTCACGGACGGGACTACAAAGATATTGTACCTGTAAAAGGTGTATATCGTGGTGGAGCGGGCACTCTGACCGTGAAAGTGGATGTGCGGAAGCTGGACAATTAG
- a CDS encoding alpha-E domain-containing protein, with translation MLNRNAEALFWIGRYIERAENHARLINVHYHIQQEEDFHEEGNKWSRLIDALGVRGEYMQQFETFSEQDVLSFITLDLGNSNSLFSCVHHARNNLRTLRQQLPSELWDVVNSFNLWLGERSVADIMSGPHQFYQQVKERTAMFLGAEQSVMLRGNEWHFIESGRFLERAENTTRILQAVIASCRFKELDAVYTQLQAVLKSVSGYQAFRRYYADAMSPESILDFLIANPKFPRSIRFSFHQLEEHLAKLELDPSEKGSGHEKVIRQAGKLKAELDYMEKEEMSGELVEDLLKSLVISCQKLGKTMEGAFFRREGVSV, from the coding sequence ATGCTGAATCGAAATGCTGAAGCTTTGTTCTGGATCGGCAGATATATTGAAAGGGCAGAGAATCATGCGCGGCTAATCAATGTTCATTATCATATCCAGCAGGAAGAGGATTTTCATGAAGAAGGAAATAAATGGTCAAGGTTAATCGATGCGCTAGGCGTTCGAGGTGAATATATGCAGCAGTTCGAAACCTTTTCCGAGCAGGATGTCCTATCTTTCATCACACTTGATTTAGGCAATTCTAATTCATTATTCTCTTGCGTACATCATGCCAGAAATAATCTGCGAACACTCCGTCAGCAGCTTCCAAGTGAATTATGGGATGTTGTCAACAGCTTCAACCTATGGCTTGGTGAGCGGTCTGTTGCAGATATTATGAGCGGCCCACATCAGTTCTATCAGCAGGTTAAGGAGCGTACAGCCATGTTTCTCGGAGCAGAGCAGTCGGTAATGCTTAGAGGGAATGAGTGGCATTTCATTGAGAGCGGACGGTTTCTAGAGCGGGCAGAGAATACAACTCGTATCTTGCAGGCGGTCATTGCCTCATGCCGATTTAAGGAGCTTGACGCGGTTTATACTCAGTTGCAGGCGGTGCTTAAATCCGTTAGTGGGTACCAGGCGTTTCGCCGTTATTATGCAGATGCTATGTCCCCGGAGAGCATTTTAGATTTCTTGATTGCGAATCCCAAATTTCCGCGTTCCATTCGTTTTTCTTTTCATCAGCTGGAAGAGCATTTAGCAAAGCTTGAACTAGATCCCTCAGAGAAAGGTTCAGGTCATGAGAAGGTTATCCGGCAAGCGGGTAAGCTAAAAGCAGAACTGGATTATATGGAAAAGGAAGAAATGTCCGGCGAGCTAGTGGAAGATTTGCTTAAATCGCTGGTGATATCCTGTCAGAAACTTGGTAAAACAATGGAGGGCGCCTTTTTTCGGCGAGAAGGAGTGTCTGTATGA
- a CDS encoding SRPBCC family protein — translation MIANLKKADDHYVARFERQLKHPASEIWSFLTENEKLALWFTELRVEDLREGGLIKFDMQDGTFEEMTITALQHESVLEFTWAEDSVRFELYPNSEGCLLVLNETIRTLTPHTPRDLAGWHVCLDVIQHLLDGTTLESRKAEWNVWYERYREAISKLGQ, via the coding sequence ATGATAGCTAACCTCAAAAAAGCAGATGATCATTATGTCGCTCGTTTCGAACGTCAACTAAAACATCCCGCATCAGAAATATGGTCCTTTCTGACAGAGAATGAGAAGCTTGCTTTATGGTTCACTGAATTACGTGTTGAAGACCTGCGTGAAGGGGGATTAATCAAGTTTGATATGCAAGACGGAACCTTTGAGGAAATGACGATTACCGCCCTGCAACATGAATCTGTTCTTGAATTTACGTGGGCTGAAGATTCCGTTCGCTTTGAGCTATATCCTAATTCAGAAGGATGTTTACTCGTCTTGAATGAAACGATCCGAACGCTCACGCCACACACACCCCGAGATTTAGCTGGCTGGCATGTATGTCTGGACGTGATCCAGCATCTTCTGGATGGTACGACGCTGGAGTCACGAAAAGCTGAATGGAACGTTTGGTATGAACGATACCGGGAAGCGATCTCTAAATTAGGACAATAA
- a CDS encoding SDR family oxidoreductase encodes MSPNIAKKQRFIGKTAIITGAGSGIGRATAIKLAREGANVALFDLNLERTSSLADKLNKFRKDCALAIEVDTSDEKGMEEAVRRTVEQFGGLDVVFANAGINGAVGPIEELSLSDWERTMSVNLTGTFLTLKYTIPHLKDKGKGSIIITSSINGNTRFASFGWSTYSTTKAGQVAFAKMAALELAKFKIRVNVICPGAIATNIDETTEMNEEVEAIVIPIEFPDGAQPLADGPGKPDNVADLVSFLASDESIHITGAQIVIDGAESLLS; translated from the coding sequence ATGAGTCCAAACATAGCTAAGAAACAAAGATTCATTGGAAAAACAGCAATTATAACAGGAGCGGGCTCAGGAATTGGTCGGGCTACCGCTATTAAGCTGGCGAGGGAAGGTGCTAATGTAGCGCTTTTTGATTTGAATCTTGAACGTACCTCATCTTTGGCGGATAAGCTGAACAAGTTTCGGAAAGATTGCGCATTGGCCATAGAGGTAGATACTTCAGATGAAAAAGGGATGGAGGAAGCCGTTCGCAGGACTGTCGAACAATTCGGCGGCTTAGATGTAGTATTCGCTAACGCGGGAATCAATGGTGCGGTGGGACCAATAGAGGAACTGAGCCTGAGTGATTGGGAGCGCACGATGTCGGTGAACTTGACGGGGACCTTTTTGACCTTGAAATATACGATCCCTCATCTGAAGGATAAAGGGAAAGGTAGCATTATCATCACTAGCTCCATCAATGGGAATACTAGATTTGCCAGCTTTGGGTGGTCTACGTATAGTACTACCAAAGCTGGACAGGTAGCTTTTGCCAAAATGGCTGCACTTGAGCTAGCTAAGTTTAAAATTCGAGTGAATGTGATCTGCCCCGGGGCGATTGCTACCAATATAGATGAAACCACTGAAATGAACGAAGAAGTAGAAGCGATCGTCATTCCGATTGAATTTCCCGATGGTGCGCAGCCGCTGGCGGATGGGCCGGGTAAACCGGATAATGTTGCCGATCTAGTTTCTTTTTTGGCTTCCGATGAATCTATTCATATTACAGGTGCGCAAATTGTGATTGATGGAGCAGAGTCCTTATTGTCCTAA
- the ftsY gene encoding signal recognition particle-docking protein FtsY, producing MSFFRKLKESISGKTESVTKQFRDGLEKTRKGFVEKVADLIIRRKKIDEEFYEELEEILIGADVGVNTVMTLVEDLRAEVKQKRIEDAAELQPILSRKLMELLRGDDDNSLKENPDGITVILFVGVNGVGKTTTIGKLAHRYKQEGKKVLLAAGDTFRAGAIEQLEVWGQRAGVDVIKQQAGSDPAAVMFDAVQAAKQRNVDILICDTAGRLQNKSNLMEELNKIFRVIQREIPSAPHEVLMVLDATTGQNALTQAKLFGEKSGVTGLVLTKLDGTAKGGIVVAIRQEMNLPVKLVGLGEKMEDLQPFDSQQFVHALFAGLIAEEESEESEE from the coding sequence ATGAGCTTTTTCAGGAAGTTAAAAGAAAGCATTTCCGGCAAAACGGAAAGTGTAACCAAACAATTCCGCGACGGATTAGAGAAAACCCGTAAAGGCTTTGTCGAGAAGGTAGCAGATCTGATTATCCGCCGTAAAAAAATAGATGAAGAGTTCTACGAAGAACTGGAAGAAATCTTGATTGGTGCGGACGTAGGTGTTAATACAGTAATGACACTTGTCGAGGATCTGCGCGCCGAAGTGAAGCAAAAACGAATTGAAGATGCAGCTGAGCTGCAACCCATTTTGTCCCGTAAGCTCATGGAATTGCTGCGCGGCGATGACGATAACAGCCTGAAGGAAAATCCGGATGGCATTACAGTTATCTTGTTCGTTGGGGTAAATGGAGTAGGCAAGACGACTACGATCGGTAAACTAGCACATCGTTACAAACAAGAGGGTAAAAAAGTTCTTTTGGCCGCAGGGGATACGTTCCGTGCCGGAGCGATTGAACAGCTCGAAGTTTGGGGTCAACGTGCTGGCGTAGACGTAATTAAGCAACAAGCTGGCTCTGACCCAGCCGCTGTTATGTTCGATGCTGTTCAAGCGGCTAAGCAGCGGAATGTAGATATCTTGATTTGCGATACGGCAGGCAGACTTCAGAATAAGAGCAATCTGATGGAAGAGCTCAACAAGATTTTCCGCGTTATTCAAAGAGAAATTCCTAGTGCTCCGCATGAAGTACTGATGGTGCTAGATGCGACCACAGGTCAAAATGCGCTTACTCAGGCCAAGCTATTTGGTGAAAAGAGTGGGGTAACAGGGCTCGTCTTGACGAAGCTGGATGGTACAGCTAAAGGCGGAATTGTAGTAGCCATTCGTCAGGAAATGAACTTACCAGTGAAGCTCGTAGGGCTCGGAGAAAAGATGGAAGACTTGCAGCCATTCGATTCTCAGCAGTTCGTGCATGCTCTTTTTGCCGGATTAATTGCTGAGGAAGAGTCAGAAGAATCGGAAGAGTAA